Part of the uncultured Desulfobacter sp. genome, TTAATTTGGGGGGGGCGGGGCATATGTGTCTGGCTGCTGTAAAGCATGATAAAAAAGGCCAGGATGAGGGTCATGATATCCAGCATTGCCCACAGACCGGCGTCTTCGGGCTCGCACGCCTCCACCAGGCGTTGGCGTTTGAGGCGCAGCCGCTTTAATTCCGACAGTTCAAGCTCAGATATAAGGTTTTTGGGGTTTGCCATAGACGTCAGCCTGCCATGGGTTCCTGCTTTTCAGAATGCGCATTGATACGGGGCAGCCTCACGGGGCGTATCTGAAGTTTTTTCCCCATGGTCCAGTCCTCCTGGAAATAATCGCCGATGCAGTATCTCAACCGGTACCCAATGGCTTTGGCATTGGTTTTGGTCGCAATATCCAGAATGCCTTCAATGATCAATGATAGCTCCATGGCGTCATGTTTTGTTTTTTCCGCCAATTTTTTGGCAATGGGAAGAAAAATGACGTTGGCATAGAGCAGCCCGTAAAATGTTGTCAACAGGGCGGTGGCCACCCCTTTTCCGATCAGTTCCGCAGACCCCATATTGTTCAATACATTGATCAGGCCGATGATCGTTCCCACAAAACCGAATACCGGCATCAGCTTGATAAAGGTATTGATCAGGTCCGCCTGGGACTGCCGGGCCTGGAGGAAGTTGTCGTATCTGCGCTCAAGGGTTTTAACAATGGTATATCGGTCAAACCCGTCTGCAACCATTTCAATGCCCATTTTCAAGAAGGGATTGTCAATTTTTTTTGCCTTTTCATCCAGAACAAGTTTTCCCTCCCGCCGCCGGATTGCGGCCAGCACTTCGATCTGTGTAATAAGGGCGTTCAGATTTGTCTTTTGCCCGGAAAATGCCTGGCGGATGTTAATAAAAAGATCTGAAAACAGACGCAACGGGTATGACACCAGCGCGCAGACAGATGCCCCGGTAAGGATAATCAAGTTACTTTTGATGTTTAAGACAATGGACGATAATTCGGATACGGTGCCCGACAGCAGTATAAACACGACGATGCCTGCGGCCGGAAGGGTTCTCTGGAGCATGGGTTTCTCCCTGTCAAATGGTAAAAAAAAACAGATTTTACGATTATTTAAAGCATAAAACGTGCCTTTGGGTAAGCTGTTCTATTTACAGGCTGTGCGCTAATTTTGTGCAAAAGGAGAGGGAATAATTTTCCGGTTTAAGCAGAATTGCTTTCAGGACGACCCGGAAAGAATAGGCATGATCTTGATCAGGGGGGGGCGAGCAAAATCACAGGCAGGCTGAACATCATGAACAGCCTGCCCATGCATTGGATTAAATTATAAAATCAGTTTTTTACCTCAACAAGCCCTGAAATGGCCTGGGGCAGTTTTTGGGCCATCTCCTGGTCGGGGACCCATGTTGGAATAAATGGCGGCTGACCCATCTCTTTGAGGGTTTTTAACCCGTTTTCCGGGGAAAGCAGAAAGGCCAGAAAGGCTTCCGCCGCATCCGGATTGGGTGCATTTTTAATCATGGTGATACCGTAGGTGCAAGATTGTCCGGTTTTGGTGATCATGGTCCCGGGCTTTTTCCCGGTGACGTCAACCTGTGCCAGTTTGTAGAATCCGTCGTATTTGTAGTTGCCCAGGTTGATATGGTCGTCCAGGGTAACATATTTCAGGCCATGCTGGCTGGCCACGGAAAGGTATTCCCAGGCATAGTCCATGTGGCCGTCCTTAAGCAGCTTCACAAGCTCCTTGGCCTTGGGCACTACATTCTTTTCCGGGCGGTTGTCAATCAACTGCTGGCTGAGGCCCGGCTTGTCGTAAAATTTTTCGGCCAGTTGCAGCACCATTAAACTGCGGTACCCGCAAGGGTCGAGATTGGGATCTGAGTGCCCCCATACCACATCTTTTTTTAACAGAATTTTATACCAGTTATCGCTGGTGATTTCCTGGGCGTAACGGCTGCTGCCCGTGTAGCAAAGGACCAGTTGGTTGCTGGCAAACCGGATATTCCAATCCGCAAAGCCGGGGATAAGATTGCTGTCAATGACCTTGAAATCGGCCGACGCCATGATATCCGCTTTTTGGCCCTTGTCGGAAATCAGGCGGGCCATTTTGGTGGAACCGCCGGCTTCCCGAACGACGTCCACCTCAGGGTATTTTGCTTCAAAGGCTTTTTCAATTGCGGCAAAAGGAACGCTCAGGCTGCCGGCATGATAGATGGTCAACTTCCCGGAGGGTGCGGCCATACAGAGCCCGGGAAGAATTAAAAAAGATGCAAGGACAGGGATAAGATACCATGAATGGTTTTTCATTGTTGTTTTCCTTTTTGTGGGTTGGATGATGGAGCGAAAAATTCACTAATAAGGTCATATTTTAAAGGCTATCACGCAAAAATGCA contains:
- a CDS encoding MotA/TolQ/ExbB proton channel family protein is translated as MLQRTLPAAGIVVFILLSGTVSELSSIVLNIKSNLIILTGASVCALVSYPLRLFSDLFINIRQAFSGQKTNLNALITQIEVLAAIRRREGKLVLDEKAKKIDNPFLKMGIEMVADGFDRYTIVKTLERRYDNFLQARQSQADLINTFIKLMPVFGFVGTIIGLINVLNNMGSAELIGKGVATALLTTFYGLLYANVIFLPIAKKLAEKTKHDAMELSLIIEGILDIATKTNAKAIGYRLRYCIGDYFQEDWTMGKKLQIRPVRLPRINAHSEKQEPMAG
- the wtpA gene encoding tungstate ABC transporter substrate-binding protein WtpA — encoded protein: MKNHSWYLIPVLASFLILPGLCMAAPSGKLTIYHAGSLSVPFAAIEKAFEAKYPEVDVVREAGGSTKMARLISDKGQKADIMASADFKVIDSNLIPGFADWNIRFASNQLVLCYTGSSRYAQEITSDNWYKILLKKDVVWGHSDPNLDPCGYRSLMVLQLAEKFYDKPGLSQQLIDNRPEKNVVPKAKELVKLLKDGHMDYAWEYLSVASQHGLKYVTLDDHINLGNYKYDGFYKLAQVDVTGKKPGTMITKTGQSCTYGITMIKNAPNPDAAEAFLAFLLSPENGLKTLKEMGQPPFIPTWVPDQEMAQKLPQAISGLVEVKN